Proteins from one Desmodus rotundus isolate HL8 chromosome 9, HLdesRot8A.1, whole genome shotgun sequence genomic window:
- the ANKRD40 gene encoding ankyrin repeat domain-containing protein 40: MSALLQQKEQQERLREAAALGDIREVQKLVESGVDVNSQNEVNGWTCLHWACKRNHGQVVSYLLKSGADKEILTTKGEMPAQLTSRRDIRKIMGVEDDDDGDNLPQMKKESELPFVPNYLANPAFPFIYTPVAEDSAPLQNGGPSMPAASPPADGSPPLLPPEEPPLLGAFPRDHPSLALVQNGDVSAPSAILRTPESTKPGPVCQPPVSQSRSLFSAVPSKPPVSMESQNGTCTGPAPAFQPFFFTGAFPFNMQELVLKVRIQNPSLRENDFIEIELDRQELTYQELLRVSCCELGVNPDQVEKIRKLPNTLVRKDKDVARLQDFQELELVLTISENTFLFRSAAPTLPERPCYNRRASKLTY; this comes from the exons ATGAGCGCTCTCCTACAGCAGAAGGAGCAGCAAGAGAGGCTGCGGGAGGCTGCGGCCTTGGGGGACATTCGGGAGGTGCAGAAACTGGTGGAGAGCGGGGTGGATGTGAACTCCCAAAATGAGGTCAACGGCTG GACCTGTTTACACTGGGCGTGTAAACGCAATCATGGCCAGGTGGTCTCTTACCTGTTAAAATCTGGAGCTGACAAGGAGATCCTTACCACAAAAGGAGAAATGCCAGCCCAGCTGACATCGAGGAGAGACATCAGAAAGATAATGggag tggaagatgatgatgatggtgacaaCCTCCCCCAGATGAAGAAGGAGTCAGAACTGCCCTTCGTTCCCAACTATCTGGCCAACCCAGCCTTCCCTTTTATCTACACCCCTGTGGCAGAAGATTCGGCCCCGCTGCAGAATGGGGGCCCCTCCATGCCTGCCGCCTCACCGCCTGCAGATGGCTCTCCCCCGTTGCTCCCGCCTGAGGAGCCGCCCCTGCTAGGGGCCTTTCCACGGGACCACCCCTCTTTGGCACTGGTTCAGAATGGGGATGTGTCTGCCCCCTCTGCCATACTCAGAACACCAGAAAGCACAAAACCAGGTCCTGTTTGTCAGCCACCAGTGAGTCAGAGTCGGTCACTGTTCTCTGCTGTCCCGTCCAAACCACCAGTGTCTATGGAGTCTCAAAATGGGACATGTACAGGACCAGCGCCAGCATTCCAGCCGTTTTTCTTCACCGGAGCATTCCCATTTAATATGCAAG AGCTGGTACTCAAGGTACGGATTCAAAACCCATCTCTTCGAGAAAACGATTTCATTGAAATCGAACTGGACCGACAGGAGCTCACCTACCAAGAATTGCTCAGAGTGAGTTGCTGTGAGCTGGGTGTTAACCCAGATCAAGTGGAGAAGATCAGAAAGTTGCCCAATACTCTGGTAAGAAAG GACAAAGATGTTGCTCGACTCCAAGATTTCCAAGAGCTGGAACTGGTTCTAACAATAAGCGAAAATACTTTTCTGTTCAGAAGTGCTGCACCCACACTGCCTGAAAGGCCTTGCTACAACAGGAGAGCTTCCAAACTCACTTACTGA